One genomic region from Candidatus Poribacteria bacterium encodes:
- a CDS encoding DUF3696 domain-containing protein produces MITHIRMKNFKSWRDSDIVKLAPLTGFFGTNSSGKSSLLQMLLLLKQTVGKGEVLFFGDEKSLVNLGNFQEVVHGHEVGNELYLGLSGKLSHTVPYNFVTTHWQMLNFSFDTVIREVEGNQVIKDFRYRSLTSPATVVWENNNLFLSNRNSIPIHVQNCYGLPSPENSDVPEVLTRFTSVFEELFSQVYYLGPARAYPKRCYQWEGVHPKDINLWGDETIDALLSARVRQLKTSNKESGVPIENRISEWLQRMGFAHSFSLGPSGSLDNNNYEVRIQHSSGGVKVTLADIGYGVAQFLPVLVLCYYVPVGSTLILEEPGTHLHPKAQADLADLLIEVITERNLQILVESHSEHLLTRLQLRIAEEKISADETALYFCENENGASNINPLDMDELGNIKNWPKNFFGNVRGDLVKMKREQMKRQKKEED; encoded by the coding sequence ATGATTACACATATACGGATGAAGAACTTCAAATCGTGGCGAGATAGTGACATAGTGAAACTTGCGCCACTGACAGGCTTTTTTGGGACAAACAGTTCTGGTAAAAGCAGTCTGTTGCAGATGCTACTATTGCTCAAACAGACTGTTGGTAAGGGTGAGGTTCTTTTCTTCGGGGACGAAAAATCTCTTGTTAATCTTGGCAATTTCCAAGAGGTGGTTCATGGACATGAAGTAGGTAATGAACTGTACTTAGGTCTGAGTGGCAAACTCAGCCACACCGTTCCTTATAATTTTGTTACTACTCACTGGCAAATGCTTAATTTTTCTTTTGACACTGTTATCCGAGAAGTTGAGGGAAATCAAGTTATTAAAGATTTCCGATACAGAAGTTTAACTAGTCCTGCGACAGTCGTTTGGGAAAATAATAATCTTTTTCTTAGCAATCGAAACTCAATACCAATCCATGTCCAAAATTGTTATGGTCTACCATCACCCGAAAATTCTGATGTTCCAGAAGTTCTAACCCGATTTACATCTGTATTTGAGGAACTGTTTTCCCAGGTTTATTATCTTGGTCCAGCCCGTGCTTACCCAAAACGTTGTTATCAATGGGAAGGGGTTCATCCAAAAGATATCAATTTGTGGGGAGACGAAACGATTGACGCTCTTCTCTCAGCTCGCGTGCGGCAGTTGAAAACTTCCAATAAGGAAAGTGGTGTCCCCATTGAGAATCGGATTTCAGAATGGCTTCAAAGGATGGGGTTCGCTCATTCTTTTTCGCTTGGACCTAGCGGATCCTTAGATAATAACAACTACGAGGTTCGCATCCAACATAGTTCTGGTGGAGTCAAAGTAACGCTAGCAGACATAGGCTATGGAGTAGCACAATTTTTACCGGTTCTTGTTTTGTGTTATTATGTCCCAGTAGGATCAACATTAATTCTGGAAGAACCTGGAACTCACCTTCACCCGAAAGCACAAGCCGATCTCGCTGACCTCTTGATAGAAGTTATCACCGAACGCAACCTCCAAATTTTGGTAGAAAGCCATAGTGAACATCTATTAACCCGTCTGCAATTGCGAATTGCAGAAGAAAAGATTTCTGCCGATGAGACAGCACTCTATTTTTGCGAAAACGAGAATGGAGCTTCTAATATTAATCCGCTTGACATGGATGAACTCGGTAACATCAAGAACTGGCCCAAAAACTTTTTTGGCAACGTGAGAGGGGACCTCGTTAAAATGAAACGAGAACAGATGAAACGTCAAAAGAAAGAAGAGGATTGA
- a CDS encoding ABC transporter permease, translating into MRRNYHLLILLFPVIFWLVCFFLLPLVSVFIYSFLERGTYGGVQWNFTLENYTRLFDGLYLGILWRSVSTALVCTAICLLLGYPFAYYLAHYKPKHRSILLLLVVVPFWTNFLIRTYAWVLILRTEGLMNSLLGSVFPNWSPLELLNTPLAVQIGLVYGYLPFMILPLYAALEQLDMSLLEAAQDLGASPRRAFWHVTVPLSLPGILAGSMLVFIPTVGAFLTPDLLGGGKVSYIGNVIERQFKTARDWPFGSALSFMLMGIVLVGTVLYFRALQQDEPNST; encoded by the coding sequence ATGCGTCGTAATTACCACCTCTTGATACTCCTCTTCCCCGTTATATTCTGGCTTGTCTGCTTCTTCCTGCTCCCGCTTGTGTCAGTGTTCATTTATAGTTTTCTGGAACGCGGGACGTACGGCGGTGTCCAATGGAATTTCACACTGGAAAACTACACGCGTTTGTTTGATGGACTGTATCTCGGTATCCTCTGGAGATCAGTCTCAACGGCACTGGTCTGCACTGCGATCTGCCTACTCCTCGGTTACCCGTTCGCCTACTATCTGGCACACTATAAACCGAAACACCGAAGCATCTTACTACTACTTGTCGTCGTTCCGTTCTGGACGAACTTCCTTATCCGAACTTATGCGTGGGTTCTCATTTTACGTACAGAAGGACTCATGAACAGCCTTCTGGGATCGGTATTTCCTAATTGGAGTCCATTGGAACTGCTGAACACACCGCTCGCTGTGCAGATAGGGCTTGTTTATGGATACCTACCGTTTATGATACTCCCCTTGTATGCAGCATTGGAACAATTGGATATGTCCCTGCTTGAAGCCGCGCAAGATTTAGGTGCATCTCCGCGGCGTGCATTTTGGCACGTAACGGTGCCGCTCAGCCTCCCTGGCATCCTCGCCGGATCCATGTTAGTGTTTATCCCGACGGTAGGTGCGTTCCTAACGCCAGACCTCCTCGGTGGCGGAAAAGTGAGTTATATCGGGAATGTCATTGAACGACAATTCAAAACGGCACGAGATTGGCCCTTCGGTTCTGCACTTTCGTTCATGCTCATGGGGATAGTTCTTGTCGGTACGGTGCTGTATTTCCGCGCTTTACAACAGGATGAGCCTAACTCAACTTAA
- a CDS encoding ABC transporter permease encodes MKRILEANIGLVFLFLYVPILAVVVFSFNSGEQISVWEGFTFGWYAKLFEDDALWRACRNSLMVAGVATVIATVIGTAAALAIERYRFRFRTALVRCLYLPIIIPDIVLAIALLTFYVQARIPLGLITVIIAHGVFNIAYVTIVVRARLQGYDNTLEEAARDLGANEWQTFWRITLPLIAPGIIGGALLAFTLSIDDFVITFFTAGVGYTTLSVHIYSLLKFGITPKINAISTMLLANSIVFILLFSWFQGSATTPQKQDAQ; translated from the coding sequence ATGAAACGAATTCTTGAAGCCAACATAGGATTAGTTTTCCTATTCCTTTATGTCCCGATCTTAGCGGTCGTGGTGTTCTCGTTCAACAGCGGCGAGCAGATCTCCGTTTGGGAAGGATTCACGTTCGGTTGGTATGCGAAACTGTTTGAAGATGACGCACTATGGCGTGCCTGTAGAAATAGCCTTATGGTAGCAGGCGTTGCCACTGTCATCGCTACTGTTATTGGAACGGCAGCTGCGCTCGCGATAGAACGATATAGGTTCCGTTTCCGAACCGCGCTCGTGCGGTGCCTCTACCTGCCGATTATCATTCCAGACATCGTGCTGGCGATTGCGTTATTGACGTTTTATGTGCAAGCCCGTATCCCGTTGGGTTTAATCACGGTGATTATAGCACACGGTGTTTTCAACATCGCGTACGTTACCATTGTCGTGCGGGCGCGTCTACAAGGCTATGATAATACCTTAGAAGAGGCGGCTCGCGACCTTGGCGCGAATGAATGGCAGACGTTTTGGCGGATAACGCTCCCTCTCATCGCTCCCGGAATTATCGGCGGTGCGTTGCTTGCCTTCACGCTTTCTATAGATGACTTTGTCATCACGTTCTTCACCGCTGGTGTCGGTTATACGACCCTGTCTGTGCATATCTATTCGTTGTTGAAGTTCGGTATCACACCAAAAATCAACGCGATCTCGACGATGCTATTGGCGAATTCAATCGTATTTATTTTGCTGTTCTCATGGTTCCAAGGCAGTGCTACAACCCCTCAAAAACAGGATGCACAATAG
- the alr gene encoding alanine racemase, with protein sequence MHYLRTHTEIDLQAIQHNAEAIKGHTKKKLIAVIKADAYGHGAVRVAEVLDATADMFAVATVEEGIALRQADIHKPILVLFSSLPAQVAPIVEYGLTPTIGDWEFAKALNEVASVKVHVNINTGMNRSGVCYTEAMGFLSKLKTLRRLEVEGLFTHLATADEADKSFVSVQLKRFSSVLAHVSGKMIHAANSAAALSVPESYFDAVRPGLSLYGIYPAAEKPIQLKPALTWKTRVGWIETISEGEGVSYGLTYKAPQQTRVAMVQVGYGDGYPRALSNSGEVLIDGKRRPIIGRVCMDVSVVQLQPEDKVSVDDEVVLIGSQGGAEITVDEVAHRAGTISYEILTQIGPRVNRTFLPSNYKNK encoded by the coding sequence ATGCATTATCTCAGAACACACACAGAAATTGATCTGCAAGCAATCCAACACAATGCTGAAGCAATTAAGGGACATACCAAGAAAAAGTTGATAGCAGTCATAAAAGCGGATGCCTACGGGCACGGTGCGGTCCGCGTCGCAGAGGTATTGGACGCAACCGCTGATATGTTCGCTGTCGCAACGGTTGAGGAAGGGATTGCGCTACGTCAAGCGGATATCCATAAACCGATTCTGGTTCTGTTTAGTTCTTTACCTGCGCAGGTGGCACCAATCGTTGAATATGGATTGACACCAACGATAGGTGATTGGGAGTTTGCAAAGGCGTTGAATGAGGTTGCTTCTGTAAAGGTTCATGTCAACATCAATACCGGAATGAATCGGAGCGGTGTGTGTTATACGGAAGCGATGGGGTTTCTGAGCAAACTGAAAACACTGCGTCGGCTTGAGGTTGAGGGGTTATTTACACATCTTGCTACTGCGGACGAGGCAGATAAAAGTTTTGTATCGGTGCAGCTAAAGCGATTTTCATCTGTACTTGCACACGTTAGTGGAAAGATGATTCACGCAGCAAACAGTGCGGCAGCACTTTCAGTTCCTGAGTCGTATTTTGATGCCGTGCGTCCGGGTTTGAGTCTGTATGGCATCTACCCTGCCGCTGAAAAACCTATCCAATTAAAACCGGCACTTACATGGAAAACGCGTGTCGGTTGGATAGAGACTATCTCAGAAGGGGAAGGCGTAAGTTACGGATTAACCTATAAGGCACCACAACAAACCCGCGTGGCGATGGTGCAAGTAGGCTATGGCGATGGTTATCCGCGTGCGCTTTCCAACAGTGGCGAGGTGTTGATTGATGGGAAACGCCGTCCAATTATCGGAAGGGTTTGCATGGATGTGAGCGTGGTGCAACTCCAACCTGAAGATAAGGTGTCAGTTGACGATGAAGTGGTGCTGATAGGAAGCCAAGGGGGTGCGGAAATCACTGTTGATGAAGTTGCGCACCGTGCTGGAACAATCTCGTATGAAATCTTAACACAGATAGGCCCACGCGTAAATCGAACCTTTCTTCCATCGAATTATAAAAACAAGTAG
- a CDS encoding ABC transporter ATP-binding protein, whose product MLIKIKNVSLSFGTTTALDNLSLEVQGGAVGLLGPNGAGKSTLLKTLLGFVQPNQGTAAVFGLDVQTDPLEIRKQIGYMPEDECLIQGMNAVQLVSYAGELCGMPKRDALQRAHEVLYYVGLDEERYRSIDGYSVGMKQRVKLAQALAHDPKLLLLDEPTNGMDTSGREEMLELVKDIATDKGINVILSSHLLPDVEFACEEIIALSHGSLAIQGHIEALKENKGQLFDLKIVGDSESYIAALERHNYQVELHPDKRLRVTSDNQAQTDTKFFFKLAYETRVQLRQLREVKHSLEDIFAEVMSVDSQ is encoded by the coding sequence ATGCTGATTAAAATAAAGAACGTCTCACTCTCTTTTGGCACAACGACTGCGCTGGATAATCTTTCATTAGAAGTTCAAGGCGGGGCTGTCGGTTTATTGGGACCTAATGGTGCGGGAAAAAGCACCTTGCTCAAAACGCTACTCGGATTTGTCCAGCCGAATCAGGGTACAGCCGCTGTGTTCGGGCTGGATGTGCAAACAGATCCATTAGAGATTCGGAAACAGATCGGATACATGCCGGAAGATGAATGTTTAATTCAGGGGATGAACGCCGTTCAGCTTGTTTCTTACGCAGGCGAACTCTGTGGAATGCCGAAGCGCGATGCACTACAACGCGCACATGAAGTGCTCTATTATGTCGGTTTGGATGAAGAGCGTTATCGGTCCATAGACGGCTACTCAGTTGGCATGAAACAACGCGTGAAGTTAGCACAGGCACTGGCGCACGATCCAAAGTTACTACTTCTTGACGAACCAACAAACGGGATGGACACCAGCGGTAGAGAGGAGATGTTGGAACTCGTCAAAGACATTGCAACGGATAAGGGCATCAATGTGATCTTGTCTTCGCATCTACTTCCAGATGTAGAGTTTGCATGCGAAGAGATTATTGCGCTCTCACACGGAAGCCTTGCTATTCAAGGACACATAGAAGCACTCAAAGAGAACAAAGGACAGTTGTTTGATCTGAAGATTGTCGGGGACAGCGAGTCTTACATCGCTGCGTTAGAACGACACAATTATCAGGTTGAACTACATCCGGATAAACGCCTCCGAGTTACGTCCGACAATCAGGCACAAACGGATACAAAATTCTTCTTCAAACTCGCTTACGAGACTCGGGTCCAGCTCCGTCAGTTGCGTGAGGTGAAACATTCGCTGGAGGACATTTTCGCTGAGGTGATGAGTGTGGATTCACAATAG